One genomic region from Gossypium hirsutum isolate 1008001.06 chromosome D13, Gossypium_hirsutum_v2.1, whole genome shotgun sequence encodes:
- the LOC107919465 gene encoding uncharacterized protein: MEIQHVIHHHPLSLSSFIKERNTMRWREGCGRPLTGLTYGCRPCKYFIHKSCLDELKAEVQSFFHPCPLTISTEYDASCYVCFKLITSNFVYKCKLSCRFRAHVECALKPMVEYSDDEYTIQHFTHLHPLKLVDSNQKDEVFCSICEELCSSSSSSTYGCMECKFFLHKSCMKSILRQLINHRIHPCTLIFMSDPYLYIGSDCCGERIVPGMKFNCGACDLNIHVKCALFPTIDSEDAKEIQHFSHPHTLALVQNDEEYGSEPRCVACAQICLAPAPTFRCSRSCNHFFLHKSCYVKLPYKSINFKHPFHPERSLIITSLPYNDHIRTCDACCRGIDSTLLAYSCPESKCKFNLHLDCYKLLPSITFSGHQHLLTLLEKTAGVTCHLCGVNCRNFVLRCVPCDINIHLQCLPSAPKTIKHKCHLHPLILTKSPFEYELNSYEEEDKFYCDVCEQKRNRRELIYYCSECKFIAKVKCVFAEVLSLFSEDNSFEKRILKDYVTQKLKFYPEIQKWHVENLLLEYIKLGDKMKQLQGELDGVTNEIKRKKGILRDLVGGSSEFLIQLVKNNSQLRDLFNSAKNQGLMINWNDNNNCQEFRSSNMYTDSTAAAFANFRGLLNHHKRNWRSSLGGGSTNNGDDELDGDDVNDDKDYLF; this comes from the exons ATGGAGATTCAACATGTCATCCATCACCACCCCTTGTCATTGTCGTCATTCATTAAGGAGAGGAATACAATGAGATGGCGTGAAGGATGTGGGAGGCCCTTAACCGGCCTGACCTATGGTTGCAGACCTTGTAAGTATTTTATTCATAAATCTTGTCTTGACGAGCTCAAAGCAGAGGTTCAAAGTTTCTTTCATCCATGCCCTCTTACCATCTCCACTGAATATGATGCTTCTTGTTATGTTTGTTTTAAACTTATCACTTCAAACTTTGTCTATAAATGCAAGTTAAGTTGTAGGTTTCGAGCGCATGTGGAATGCGCCCTAAAGCCAATGGTAGAATATTCAGATGATGAGTACACCATTCAACATTTCACTCATCTTCATCCCTTAAAACTTGTTGATTCCAACCAGAAAGATGAAGTGTTCTGCTCCATTTGTGAAGAGCtctgctcttcttcttcttcttctacctACGGTTGCATGGAATGCAAGTTTTTCCTTCATAAATCTTGCATGAAGAGCATTCTGCGACAGTTGATCAATCATCGCATCCATCCATGCACTCTCATATTCATGTCAGATCCTTACCTTTATATCGGAAGTGACTGTTGTGGTGAACGTATTGTCCCCGGCATGAAGTTCAACTGTGGAGCATGTGATCTCAATATCCATGTCAAATGTGCCTTATTTCCCACCATAGACTCTGAAGATGCCAAAGAGATCCAACATTTCTCTCACCCGCATACACTAGCTCTTGTCCAAAACGATGAAGAATATGGCAGCGAACCTCGTTGTGTAGCGTGTGCACAGATTTGCTTAGCTCCCGCACCAACTTTCAGGTGTAGCAGATCATGCAACCACTTCTTTTTACATAAATCATGCTATGTTAAATTACCTTACAAATCTATAAATTTTAAGCATCCTTTTCATCCCGAACGCTCTCTCATCATTACGTCCCTTCCATACAATGATCATATCCGCACTTGTGATGCATGTTGTCGGGGCATTGATTCAACTCTCTTAGCATATAGCTGTCCGGAATCTAAGTGTAAGTTTAACCTTCACTTGGATTGTTATAAGCTGCTGCCTTCTATTACGTTTAGCGGCCATCAACACCTTCTCACTCTCCTTGAGAAAACAGCCGGTGTTACTTGCCATCTTTGTGGTGTAAACTGCCGTAACTTCGTCCTTCGATGTGTGCCATGTGACATTAACATCCATCTCCAATGTCTTCCTTCAGCACCTAAAACAATAAAGCACAAATGTCATCTCCATCCTTTAATCCTTACAAAATCTCCTTTTGAATATGAATTGAACTCATATGAAGAAGAGGATAAATTTTATTGTGATGTTTGTGAGCaaaaaagaaaccgaagagagtTGATTTACTATTGTTCGGAGTGCAAATTTATTGCTAAAGTCAAGTGCGTGTTTGCagag GTGTTGTCATTATTTTCTGAGGACAATTCATTTGAAAAAAGAATTCTGAAAGATTATGTGactcaaaaacttaaattttatcCAGAAATTCAAAAATGGCATGTTGAAAATCTCTTACTAGAGTATATCAAATTAGGAGACAAAATGAAGCAGTTACAAGGAGAATTGGATGGTGTGACAAATGAGATAAAGAGGAAAAAAGGTATATTACGCGACCTAGTGGGAGGTAGCTCAGAATTTTTAATTCAACTAGTGAAAAATAACTCTCAATTGCGAGATTTGTTCAATAGTGCCAAGAATCAAGGTTTGATGATCAACtggaatgataataataattgtCAAGAATTTCGCTCCTCCAACATGTACACCGACTCCACCGCTGCTGCCTTTGCAAACTTTCGTGGCTTGCTAAATCATCACAAGAGGAATTGGAGGAGTAGTCTCGGAGGTGGTTCCACTAACAACGGTGACGATGAATTGGATGGAGACGATGTCAACGACGACAAGGATTATTTATTTTGA
- the LOC107919001 gene encoding uncharacterized protein, with protein MEIQHFIHEHPLSFIKEGNKMKRCKVCWTYLSGPTYGCEPCKYFLHKSCLDEFKEEVQSSFHLCPLRIAHYFKYSFHARSGDCFLCYETITSNFSYICKLSCTFQTHVECAVKPMVEYSDEEYTIQHFTHHHPLKLVDSNQKDEVMCSFCEELCSSSSSSSSSSTYGCMRCEFFLHKSCMKSIPRQLINHRIHPCALIFISSDRYSDTKCDCCGEHIVPGMQFSCGACAFNLHIKCALFPIIDSEDAKEIQHFSHPHTLALVQNDEEYGSEARCVACAQICLAPPAPTFRCSRSCNHFFLHKSCYVKLPYKSYKIKHPSHPDHPLTIKSLPYNDHIHTCDACCRGIDSTLLAYSCREYECKFNLHLDCYKVLASIKFSGHKHLLTLFEKTADVTCHLCGGNCCNFVLRCVPCDINIHLQCFPSAPKTIKHKCHLHPLILTKSHFEYELNSDEEEDEFYCDVCEQKRNRKELVYYCVECKFIAEVKCVVDEVLPLIYENHSFDKEILVGGMSEKVEFYPEIQKWHVENLLLRCIKLEVKMKQLQEEMDGVRNEIKKTSGILSNLVGGSSGLLNELVENNSQLRDLCLDAKYQGLRIQVDW; from the exons atggagattCAACATTTCATCCATGAGCACCCCTTGTCATTCATTAAGGAGGGGAATAAAATGAAACGGTGCAAAGTATGTTGGACGTACTTATCTGGCCCGACCTATGGTTGCGAACCTTGTAAGTATTTTCTTCATAAATCTTGTCTTGATGAGTTCAAAGAAGAGGTTCAAAGTTCCTTTCATCTATGTCCTCTTAGGATCGCccattattttaaatatagtttTCATGCTCGTTCCGGTGATTGTTTTCTTTGTTATGAAACTATTACTTCAAACTTTTCCTATATATGCAAGTTAAGTTGTACGTTTCAAACGCACGTGGAATGCGCTGTAAAGCCGATGGTAGAATATTCAGATGAGGAGTACACCATTCAACATTTCACTCATCATCATCCCTTAAAACTTGTTGATTCCAACCAGAAAGATGAAGTGATGTGCTCCTTTTGTGAAGAGCtctgctcttcttcttcttcttcttcttcttcttctacctACGGTTGCATGCGATGCGAGTTTTTCCTTCATAAGTCTTGCATGAAGAGCATTCCACGACAGTTGATCAATCATCGCATCCATCCATGCGCTCTCATATTCATCTCATCAGATCGTTACAGTGATACCAAATGTGATTGTTGTGGCGAACATATTGTCCCCGGCATGCAGTTCAGCTGTGGAGCATGTGCTTTCAATCTCCATATCAAATGTGCCCTCTTTCCCATCATAGACTCTGAAGATGCCAAAGAGATCCAACATTTCTCTCACCCGCATACACTGGCTCTTGTCCAAAACGATGAAGAATATGGCAGCGAAGCTCGTTGTGTAGCATGTGCACAGATTTGCTTAGCTCCTCCCGCACCAACTTTTAGGTGTAGCAGATCATGCAACCACTTCTTTTTACATAAATCATGCTATGTTAAATTACCTTACAAATCTTATAAAATTAAACATCCTTCTCATCCCGACCACCCTCTCACCATCAAATCCCTTCCATACAATGATCATATCCACACTTGTGATGCATGTTGCCGGGGCATTGATTCAACTCTTTTAGCATACAGCTGTCGAGAATATGAGTGCAAGTTTAACCTTCACTTGGATTGTTATAAGGTGCTAGCCTCTATTAAGTTTAGTGGTCATAAACACCTTCTCACTCTCTTTGAGAAAACAGCCGATGTTACTTGCCATCTTTGTGGTGGAAACTGCTGTAACTTCGTCCTTCGATGCGTGCCATGTGACATTAACATCCATCTCCAATGTTTTCCTTCAGCACCTAAAACAATAAAGCACAAATGTCATCTCCATCCTTTAATCCTTACAAAGTCTCATTTTGAGTATGAGTTAAACTCAGATGAAGAAGAGGATGAATTTTATTGTGATGTTTGTGAGCAAAAAAGAAACCGAAAAGAGTTGGTTTACTATTGTGTGGAGTGCAAATTTATTGCTGAAGTTAAGTGCGTGGTTGATGAG GTGTTGCCATTAATCTACGAGAACCATTCTTTTGATAAAGAAATTCTAGTAGGTGGTATGAGCGAAAAAGTTGAATTTTATCCAGAAATTCAAAAATGGCATGTGGAAAATCTCCTACTAAGGTGCATCAAATTAGAAGTCAAAATGAAGCAATTACAAGAAGAAATGGATGGTGTGAGAAACGAGATAAAGAAGACATCAGGTATATTAAGCAATCTAGTGGGAGGTAGCTCAGGACTGTTAAATGAACTAGTTGAAAATAACTCTCAATTGCGAGATTTGTGCTTGGATGCCAAATATCAAGGTTTGAGAATTCAAGTGGAttggtaa